One genomic region from Xyrauchen texanus isolate HMW12.3.18 chromosome 16, RBS_HiC_50CHRs, whole genome shotgun sequence encodes:
- the LOC127656922 gene encoding muscarinic acetylcholine receptor M5-like, whose amino-acid sequence MTTSSSWSINMNLNKIMGGENITINGNISDIHHIAHSLWEVVTIATVSAIVSLITIIGNILVMLSFKVNSQLKTVNNYYLLSLAFADLIIGVFSMNLYTSYILMGYWSLGSLACDLWLAMDYVASNASVMNLLVISFDRYFSITRPLTYRAKRTPRRAGIMIGLAWLVSFILWAPPILCWQYFVGKRTVPDRQCQIQFFSEPVITFGTAIAAFYLPVSVMTILYCRIYKETERRTKDLAELQGTNSSPNSSSNVQPQKTIIRSCFNCKQLSGTLRERNQTSWSSSNRSSAPKSTTLSHNEWSKTDHLANFNSYASSEDEERSVSPGVFQASYRHPDDKAAPSSENGRSSSNDEENFFPKSKKCISYKFKPASKDNGPQQNTNGDAKAATSSAESVNAPSSSSSSKPIDATLKSQMTKRKRMVLIKERKAAQTLSAILLAFILTWTPYNIMVLISTFCSDCIPLSLWHLGYWLCYVNSTVNPMCYALCNKTFQKTFRMLLLCQWKKRRVEEKLYWCGQNPAASNRLT is encoded by the coding sequence TATGGGCGGAGAAAACATCACCATCAACGGCAACATCTCAGACATCCACCACATCGCACACAGTCTGTGGGAAGTGGTCACCATAGCAACGGTCTCCGCCATCGTCAGCCTCATCACGATTATCGGGAACATTCTAGTGATGTTGTCCTTCAAAGTGAACAGTCAGCTGAAGACGGTGAACAACTACTATCTGTTGAGTCTGGCATTCGCTGACCTCATCATCGGCGTCTTCTCCATGAACTTATACACCTCGTACATACTGATGGGTTACTGGTCTCTCGGTAGTCTGGCGTGTGATCTGTGGTTAGCTATGGATTACGTGGCCAGTAACGCCTCTGTGATGAACTTACTAGTCATCAGTTTCGACCGATACTTCTCCATTACGAGACCGCTGACGTATCGAGCCAAACGAACGCCGAGGCGAGCGGGCATCATGATCGGTCTTGCTTGGCTGGTGTCCTTCATCCTGTGGGCGCCGCCAATCCTGTGCTGGCAGTATTTTGTCGGTAAACGGACGGTCCCTGACAGGCAATGTCAGATCCAGTTCTTCTCCGAGCCAGTGATCACCTTCGGAACAGCGATAGCGGCTTTCTACCTTCCTGTCTCCGTAATGACCATTCTATACTGCCGGATATACAAAGAGACGGAGAGACGCACTAAAGACCTGGCCGAACTTCAGGGCACCAACTCTTCACCAAACTCGAGCAGCAACGTTCAGCCTCAAAAAACCATCATCAGATCATGTTTCAACTGTAAACAACTGAGCGGCACCTTAAGAGAGAGAAACCAAACGTCCTGGTCCTCTTCAAACCGCAGTAGCGCGCCCAAATCCACCACATTGTCCCACAACGAGTGGTCCAAAACGGATCATCTCGCCAACTTCAACAGCTACGCCTCCTCTGAAGACGAGGAGCGCTCCGTTTCTCCAGGTGTTTTCCAAGCGTCTTACAGACATCCAGATGATAAAGCTGCACCGTCCAGTGAGAATGGACGCTCCAGCAGCAACGATGAGGAAAACTTCTTCCCGAAGAGCAAGAAATGCATCTCGTACAAGTTCAAGCCGGCGTCGAAGGACAACGGTCCACAACAGAACACCAACGGCGACGCAAAAGCCGCCACCTCGTCCGCTGAGTCTGTGAACGCCCCTTCCTCATCTTCATCCTCAAAGCCCATAGATGCCACACTGAAGAGCCAGATGACCAAGAGGAAGAGGATGGTCTTGATCAAAGAGAGGAAGGCCGCCCAGACTCTGAGCGCCATCCTGCTGGCCTTCATCCTCACGTGGACGCCCTACAACATCATGGTGCTCATCTCCACCTTCTGCTCCGATTGCATCCCGCTGTCGCTCTGGCATCTGGGGTACTGGCTGTGTTACGTCAACAGTACCGTTAACCCCATGTGTTACGCTCTCTGTAACAAAACCTTTCAAAAGACCTTCCGCATGCTGCTGTTGTGCCAGTGGAAGAAGAGGAGGGTTGAGGAGAAACTCTACTGGTGTGGACAAAACCCTGCGGCGAGCAACAGGTTAACCTGA